The following is a genomic window from Geoalkalibacter halelectricus.
GCGACCCATCAATCCGGGCAGGTACCAGGCCATGGCAAAGCCGGTGGCAAAGGGAAAGACGATGCCGGCCAGCCCCACGGTGGCAACGGCGCGCCCCTGGCGCCAGACCGTGGAGATGTCGGCCTCCATGCCCGCCACCAGCAGAAACAGCACGATGGCCAGGGTGACCATGCCGTCGAGCAGCAAGGCGCCGGTGCCGCTGCGCGGGAACAACAGGTTGCTGAAGTTCGGGGCCAGGGCGCCCAACACCGTGGGGCCAAGCAGGATTCCGGCAAGAATTTCACCGAATACCGCCGGCAGCTGAAATCGGCGCGCGATTTCGCCCAGCAGACGCGCAGCGGCCAACAGCACGCCCAGGCCGGCGAGCAGGATGGTGACATCCTGATGGCTCAGCGACTCCATGGCTTGGCCGCCTGCGCCCGACTCACCCGGGGGCGCCTGCTGGAAGAAATGTGAACAAACCGCATGAGGACATCTCCACGGAGATCCTGGCACGGCTCCTGGCAGAAGCCTTGCCGCGCCTCGACGAGCCTGGCGCCCGCCGGGAATACTTGACACAAACCGCGGCCGCCACGTAAAAATGACATAATCCGCGGAGAAAATACATTATGGAAATGCACTCGCTTACGACCTGCCATGCGCCCCCCGAGCGTGCCGACGGCGAAGAGCTTAGGGTCCAGGCCGGGCTGTTTGCTCGCAACGATTTGAGCCGCGAACTGCTTGACGCCGTTCCCACCCTGCTCGCTATCCTCAACGCCCAGCGGCAGATCGTGTTCAGCAACCGCGCCCTGTTGAATTTTCTCGCCACCACCGACGAGAGCACCGGTCGCGGCCTGCGCCCGGGCGAGCTGTTCGGCTGCACCAACGCGCGGCTCATGCCCGCGGGCTGCGGCACCGCCGAGGCCTGCCGCACCTGCGGCGCGGTCAACGCCATTCTCAACGGACTCGCCGGCCGCGGCGACAGCCAGGAATACCGCCTGACGCGCCAGGACCAGGGCCACCACCAAGCCCTCGACCTGCGCATCCACACCACACCCCTGAGGCACCAAAACCAACAGTTCGTGGTCTTTACCATCGAGGACATCAGCCACCAGAAGCGTCGCTCGGCCCTGGAACGCATCTTTTTTCACGACATTCTCAATCTGGCCGGCAGCGTGCAGGGCTTCTGCCAACTGCTCGCCGACCAGCCCGGGGATCCCGACGCCCCGGAAATGCTGCGCCTCATCGATTCGGCCTCCTCGCAGGTCGTCGAGGAGATCAAGGCCCAGCGCACCCTGCTCGCCGCGGAAAACCGCGAATTGCAGGTCAACTTCGAACCCCTCAACGCCCGGGCCATGATTGTGCAGGCCATGGAAACCTACCGCCGCCATCCCAGCGCCCAAGGAAAGCAGATCCTGACCGAATCAAACGGCCAGGATCTCTGGTTCCAAAGCGACCCGACCCTGCTCGGACGGGTTTTGGGCAACATGGTAAAAAACGCCCTCGAGGCCTGCCGCGAGGGCGAAACGGTCCGCGCCGGCTGCCGCCTGGCCAATGATTACGTGCAGTTTTGGGTGCATAACCCCGCGGCCATCCCCCGCGACATCCAGCTACAACTCTTTCAGCGCTCCTTTTCCACCAAGGGGCCGGGACGCGGTTTGGGCACCTACAGCATGCGCCTGCTTACCGAGGAGTATCTGGACGGCACCATCTCCTTTACCTCAACGCCCGAGGAGGGCACCACCTTTCAGGCCGCCTTTCCCCTCAACCTGCCCTTCGCCCCACCCCGCGGAGCCTGAAATTCGCGCTTCTAACCGGGGTCCTGAGGTCAAAGGCTCCACTCCCAGCGCTGCCCGGGCCAGTATTCTCCGGCCCACTCGGCGAGTTGCTTGCCCGTAGCGTAGCCCAGGGTCAGGGTCACGCCCGGAACACGGCTGAAACGCATCTCCAGGGTGTGTCCGAAAAACCCTTTCTTGTCCTCGACGCTGATTTCCTCCCAGGGAATCAACAAAGGTGGGTGTCCGGGGCGCAGCACGAACAAAGGCGCCAAATATAACCCCTGGTGGCTGACGCCAAGGGTCATGGTGTTGCCGTAGCGCACCCCGCGCTCCAGCAAAATCGTCTGCAGAAACAGGCGCCGCCCACTGAATCCGCCCAGCAGGGAGTAGGGTCCGCTGAGCTTTGTCCACCCACCGAATCGCGCCACACCGTGACAGAGAACAAACCAAGCCAGCAGTCCCAACACCAGCCATTCCAGCCAGGCACCCTCGGCGGCTTCCAGAATCAGGCCCATCCCCAAATCGACCAAGAACACACCTCCCTTCTTTTGCATTCATTTTAAAAGATAAGTGATTTCAGACCGATGGCAAGCCCCCGCGGCAGGTTGCCGCCCAAGGGGTAAGCCTGAGCCTAAGATTAAAAAAACCGCCGGGCAAATTGAAAATTCTCTTGCAGCTGGTATATCTACCTTATAATATTCGTTTCCGGCTTGCTTACGTCCGGAGAGAGCTTTCACCAATCAACAATTTGTACTAGGGGGATTAAGGTATGAAAAAAACCGCATGGGTAACACTACTACTAATCCTTGCCGCAAGCCTGATTTCCGGCTGTGCGGGGCACAGGGCCGCTCCCGCGCAACCGCTGGAATTTTCGCCCGCCAACATTCCCGCTGGACAATATGAGGCGAAAATCGACAATTTTCAGGTCATCATCGACGCTTCCATGTCCATGGGAACTTTCAACCAACGTGATCTCAAGACCGCCAAGAACTTCGCCGCCACCCTCAACCGCAGCATCCCCAGCGACCTGGAGCTGACCGCCGGATTGCGGACTTTCGGGCACAGCGATCGTCAGTCCAGCAAACTGACCGAACTGGTCTACGGCATGAGCCCCTACTCCCAAGGCGATTTCACGCAGGGATTGAACAAAATCAAATATGCCGGTGGCAACAGCCCGCTGGGTGCCGCGCTTACCGAGGCGGGCAAGGATCTTGCCGGTCTCTCGGGCAATTCGGCCATACTCGTCGTCAGCGACGGCATGCAGATGGAAACCGCGCCCGCCGCCGCGAAGAAGATCAAGGGCGAAATGGGTGATCGGCTGTGCATCTACACCGTGGC
Proteins encoded in this region:
- a CDS encoding OmpA family protein, whose product is MKKTAWVTLLLILAASLISGCAGHRAAPAQPLEFSPANIPAGQYEAKIDNFQVIIDASMSMGTFNQRDLKTAKNFAATLNRSIPSDLELTAGLRTFGHSDRQSSKLTELVYGMSPYSQGDFTQGLNKIKYAGGNSPLGAALTEAGKDLAGLSGNSAILVVSDGMQMETAPAAAKKIKGEMGDRLCIYTVAIGNDPAGLSLLEKVAQAGECGSATTAAALTSQANMRNFVESVFLTPRTAAPAPAPAPAAPAPAPRVELTLYIHFDFDSAAIRPEHQSELQKAADFLRNNPQIPQIILAGHTCHIGPEAYNQGLSERRANAVRKALTEQYGIDGRRLVARGYGETQPIADNNTREGREKNRRVELQTP
- a CDS encoding PAS domain-containing sensor histidine kinase, with translation MEMHSLTTCHAPPERADGEELRVQAGLFARNDLSRELLDAVPTLLAILNAQRQIVFSNRALLNFLATTDESTGRGLRPGELFGCTNARLMPAGCGTAEACRTCGAVNAILNGLAGRGDSQEYRLTRQDQGHHQALDLRIHTTPLRHQNQQFVVFTIEDISHQKRRSALERIFFHDILNLAGSVQGFCQLLADQPGDPDAPEMLRLIDSASSQVVEEIKAQRTLLAAENRELQVNFEPLNARAMIVQAMETYRRHPSAQGKQILTESNGQDLWFQSDPTLLGRVLGNMVKNALEACREGETVRAGCRLANDYVQFWVHNPAAIPRDIQLQLFQRSFSTKGPGRGLGTYSMRLLTEEYLDGTISFTSTPEEGTTFQAAFPLNLPFAPPRGA